The segment TTGGTGGGCTCGATAGAGACTcccagccaagcattgtagaagagGCTGTCGTAGTCGTCCCAGTTGTCGGACAGGGACGCTGACGGCACTCATTGCTGTTGATCGCTGCCTTAGGATCATCATAGCCCGGGACATCGAAGGGTGTGTTTTTGGCGCGAGGCCATGGAGGACACTGTGGGTTGGTGGAGCTGCTAGTCTGGTCGAACCTCCTTTTCGACCTGAGTTCTCTGTTTCGTGTGTTTGTTTCTGAACTgctcatctgaaaccaagaagaaaagaaagttagCATTGTCGATAAaaggtagtatcgatcgatgggttatacagaacatcgatcgatattgtcgTGTCGGAACAATCGGACAAGAGAGCATCGGTCGACGAGTTCATATTGACCGATGTCGTATCGCGAAACCTGCAACATCACTCAACTCCAAATCGCGTTTATACGAATCAAAAGGCATAAAAATCACAAACCGAactctagataagcaatatgaactacaaaaacatCTCTCATTCACACTAAATCAAGCGTTCTAGTCCAACTCAAaatgaaaaccctaatttttcgaaaaattgaaaatttcgagTGCATACCTTGAATGCTGATTTCGGGAGTGGATTTAACAGTTTCAGAGTGAAAAATCGAGTGGATTTAAGTGAAAAACGGACGAAATCCGTCAAGAATCGAGAGAGAAaagggttgtttttgttttcggttCCGGTTGTGAATGAGGAAGAGGATGGGCCGATATCGAGTGAAATAAGTGTTTTAACCATCGATATAcccgcatcgatcgatggcagtgatgccttgtcgatcgatgtcctcttcTTAAAGacaaatcctaatttctaaatctcctaaataatgctaataaaaagaaatacgaaaattactattaattactattaaatataattaattaattaatttaatttattattatttttatttttgaaataaaatgggttgcctcccattcagcgcttaatttttaagtctttacctcaacttcctgattaaactaattatcaggttcatacagCACTATGGGCGCTTTTGCTGGTGGTTTTgcccaataatgcttaactcgttGGCCGTTTACTGTAAATTCATGGCCCTTATCATTTTGTAAGGTGATAGCCCCGGAGGGTTGAACGTTTGTTACGGTGAAGGGTCCAGACCAACgggattttagctttccaggaaataaagttaatctagagttataaaggaggacttgatcatccggttcaaagtgccgggatatgatctttttatcgtgataagctttagtcctttctttataaattttcgAATTTTCGAAAGGtaaatgtctgatttcatcaagctcgttaagctggatgagtctcctttctgcagctggtttgatatcaaagttcaAAAGTTTGGTAGCCAAGCTGCTTTGTGTTCCAGTTCGACTGGTAAATGACATGATTTGCCATAAAAGAGGTGGAATGGTGTTGTTCCTAACGGAGTTTTGTAGGCGGTCCTGTAGgcccaaagtgcattatctagtttcctagaccaatctttttttgaggttcctacggttttctctaagatttccttaattttccggttagagacttctacttgtccaCTGGTTTGTGGGTGGTAAAGTGTAGCTACTCTATTATGAACACCATTCTTTTTAAGCaatctatcaaagattttgttaatgaaatgagttccaccgtcactaatgactactcttggaactccaaatcttggaaagattatactcttgaagagtttaataaccacagatgcgtcattggtaggagaagctactgcttcgacccatttggatacgtagtctacagcgactagtatatatttgtttccatatgaagacgggaagggtcccataaaatcgataccccagcaatcaaagacttcaacttcaagaatgaaCTTTTGTTTCATTTCGTGTCATTTGCTAATTTTTCCAcgtctttggcatctgtcacatTGGGTTATAAATGCGTGGACATCGCGAAAAGTGGTCAGCCACCAAAATCCTGTTTGGAGAATTTTCGTAACCGTTTTAAAGGTAGCGAAATGTCCTGCATAATCAGCTCTGTGacattggtaaataatgtcCGGAATTTCAGCTTTGGATACGCATCGTCTGTATATGCCATCAGAACAATGCTTATGgaggtaaggttcatcccaatgatagcgtcttacttctctgaaaaatttcttcctcatatatcccttgagttcgtctggctcaacctcagctgccaaatagttaactatgtCGGCATACCAGGGTCGGTTATTCGAGTTTCTACCAATCGCGTCTACCTCCCGTTGTGATAATTCCTCAGGTGCTAGATTAATCTCATCACCGGAAACATTAACTTGTAAATTGAAGTTTATTTTAATAGACGGGGGTTCATGATCTTGGTTATTGGAGAGTTTAGAATTTACATCAGTctcgtcatcgatcgatgtatcacTATGTGAATCGACCGATATGCCATCTCTCTCATCGATCGATAGatcttcagatgtgagagatGTTTTACCGACGAAAGATGTATCTATGTGTGCAACATTCTCTGTGGGGAAAAAATCGTCTATAGGGACATCATCCTCTATTCTTATCCGGGAAAGATGGTCATCGACTCCATTTtctactcctctcttatccttaatctcaatgtcaaactcttggagtagtagaatccagcgtatgagtcgaggtttagcatctttcttttgcattaaatatttgatggcagCGTGATCAGTGTAAACTATCACTCGTGAGCCAATCAAGTATTGACGGAATTTGTCAAAAGCATAAACTACAGCTAATAGTTCCTTTTCTATTGTTGCGTAATTCCGTTGCGCTTCATCAAGCGTGCGGCTTGCGTAGTAAATGGCATGTAGCTTTTTGTCTTTCCTTTGGCCTAAAACTGCTCCAATTGCGAAATCGCTCGCATCACACATGATTTCGAAAGGAAGAATCCAGTCGGGGGCTTGTACAATTGGGGTAGTGATAAGGGATTTCTTTAATTCTTCAAAAGCTTTCATGCATTTAGGGGTAAAATTGAATTTAATATCCTTGCATAATAGGTTATTTAAAGGTCTAGCGGTTTTGCTGAAGTCCAGTATAAATCTCCTGTAAAATCCGGCgtgtccgagaaaacttcgcacgTCTTTAACAGTTTTGGGTGGAGGTAAACTGGTCATTACTTCAATCTTAGCTCTATCGACCTCTATTCTAGCGGCGGAAACCCTATGTTCTGATACTATTCCATCGTTAaccatgaaatggcatttttcctagtttaggacaaggttcttttcttcgcatctttccaatactttgcataaattgtcgaggcaactcttaaaatctgaGACATAGACTGAAAAGTCATCCATGaatacttccatgaagtcctcgATCATATCCATAAAGATTGACATCATACAACATTGGAAAGTGGCGGGGGCgttacatagaccaaatggcatcctgcgatatgcgaaagttccataggggcatgtaaacgttgtcttttcttgatcatccgggtgtataggaatttggaaaaatccggaatatccatcaagaaaacagtaatactggtgattagctaatctctccagcatctgatcaataaagggaaggggaaaatggtctttcctagtagcgccattcaatttcctataatcaatacacatcagatgaccagtaacggtacgagtcggaatgagttcgtccttttcattcttcactacagtgatacctccctttttgggtacaacatgtacggggcttacccatttgctatccgaaatagggtaaataactccagcatcaaggagttttataatttcctttttaattaCTTCCTTTAGATTCGGATTCAATCTTCTTTGCTGCTCTATTGACGTTTTAGCGTCATCTTCCAAGTTGATCTGATGCATGCAAAGATCGGGCGAGATTCCAGGAATGTCATCGAGAGAATACCCGATCGCTTTCCTGTACTTGCGTAATTTATTCAGCAATAAAGCAAGTTCTCCGCTAGTGAGATTGGCGTTGACGATAACAGGGTAGGACTGGTCATAAAGGTAAGCGTACTTAACACCGCTGGGTAGAGGTTTTAATTCTACCTTTGGTGCTTTATCTTTAGACCAATTTGATTGCAAGGGAGGTTGTCGATCGGTATCTTgtaggtatcgatcgatgacaacttCTGAGTCGTCATTTTCTTCGTTTGCAACTTTGATGCAAGCGTCCATTAGTCGCATGTAATCGTCTGTCCTATCTGATATgctgaaaatttcattttccacgtggttaagggtgtcttctaaggggttgtctgaacacatatttatgaaagagtctctttcatcctcagaaacattttccacgtagaaggcctggtcatctattaggggtcgcttaatcagtttttccatatcaaaagtcatcgagatatcccctatgttcaaattaattcgtccttctttgacgtcaatgattgctccagctgtagctaggaatggccgacccataatgagggggtctttgggttcttgtctgtatttcaacacaacaaaatccgtaggcacgatgcaatcgttaatctttatgggaacatcttcgagaattccttcgggtaccctaatagatctatcagctaaaaccaGGATGATCGGAGTTGGCATGAACTCTCTATATCCTAATGTTACTGCAACGGAGTAAGGCATAAGGTTCACACTAGAGCCGAGGTCACATAATGATCtaggaaaacacattttttctattttacaatctaggacgaaactaccaggatctgatctctttgttggagtttctcctttaatcatagcacttacttcttctgaaatcatcatcacgctatgttctgcaattgggtagtttggagatgtcatgtcctttatatacttcttaatCGAAGGTGATATTTTTATAGCATCACTAAGGGACATCTCAATAGAAATTTTGTCtaaggctttcttgcagatcccgttctctaatgatttcttagttcgcgttttaggaggaaaagggggtaaagttctatagactctttcaattatgggttcgggttgagtagaccgtcgatcgacgggtttttcaggttgtcgatcgatggtaggtGTTTTACGTCTCGGGTTTAAATCAGTTCTCCCAGGAAGACATCAGGCATCTCTTTTTATGGCAGTTGCAATCTCGGctacttgaccttctaattttcggattagttctcccaaagaatctgctttctccattaattctccgtaaaccatatttatttttCCGTAAAACTCCGATTTTGTCTTACGGTTGCCAGTAAGAGCTGGTCTGATATTGAACCTCTCTCTTCCGGTACGTGATTTTACAGCAGTGTCATAAGCTTGCGTAAAGCTATCGACATTAAGCACATAGTAGAGATCGGAACAGTTCGTTCATTCATCCAAATAATCATCGGTGTCAGACAAAGCGTTGTCGTTGATCTGGGCTATATCAGAtcggtgtttgttttgaagaaaggaatgaagggatttaagggaattcttaatttctatCAAATCAGAATTGTCTTTTGGACTTGTGAAATTTcctatctcttcatccatctTTTCGTAGGAACTTCCCgttgtcatattcttgataagaCGTCTAGCCTCTTCGGGATTCCTAGTGATGAAATTTCCATCACTCGCTGTATCGAGTGTGGTTTTATAGCTCAAGTTAACACctccataaaagatgttaagaagttgtggttctgaataaccatgatggggacattcaagttcatagcctctgaatcttcccCAGGCGTTTTTAAACGATTCGCGTGGACCTTGGTGAAAtgtagaaattttttttcttatttctcaGTAACGTTCATcagtgaaaaattctctaaggaaggcacttctaatctcttcccaacaagtGAGTGATCCTGTTGCTAAACAGTTTAACCACTTGAGGGCTTCTCTTTCtagggagaatgagaatagtttgcaatgagcatattcatctggtattaattcttctaaagtttcaatgtgatcttgtgggtgttctgggagggatccacggaatgggttttgacgaaacatacggtagtaatctgcgttaaacttagttttcttggtatcgtctcctggtattttgatagcggacctattggaataggtcttaccaggatcaaggtagtcttgtatggacaattttatatcttcacctttagCTAAGGTGGAATTTTTCTTAACAGggatttcagtcccctgtttagtttggctagcttcattgctcgtttgaccatttagttcagtttggactactttctcattagcgggtttggtaagagaaaacttacctgcttccggctgggcggtatcgatcgatgttggcagctCCGTATCGGTCAATTTTTCCGACTGAACGTCGCTCGATGGAAACGTgtctccgtcgatcgatggttggtcgcGCTCTGTGTTCTCCATTCTTCGTGTCTGCGtaacagattaagaaagaaaactttagcaagtttttcgtaacaagtctatactaaattctaaattaaatctaatggtaataaaAAAGAGTCCCCGGCagcggcgccaaatttgatatcactcaaattaccctaaagagtgttactctcatgaaaagaggttcagatgtagtacttagggatcgaatctacagagactctaggattactcaacagacttaaataattagaaatgaagatagactaaaaggttttaatagttttaaaagcattaaatgataaatcgaaaacaatagtAATTCagtagattgaattgaagtggtttcaagaatgggaaagcagctagattcaggtaattctcaggtatgaaatgcatgcacttagtttagactaaagggtttgatagtttttgaactaaacaatgatttaactggataggttatcttcgctagatctcggatctcaactgtcagattttgatctcgagagagtgtcgatcgatgtgacttgatgtacatcgaccgatacacctt is part of the Brassica rapa cultivar Chiifu-401-42 chromosome A09, CAAS_Brap_v3.01, whole genome shotgun sequence genome and harbors:
- the LOC117128585 gene encoding uncharacterized protein LOC117128585, whose product is MSLSDAIKISPSIKKYIKDMTSPNYPIAEHSVMMISEEVSAMIKGETPTKRSDPGSFVLDCKIEKMCFPRSLCDLGSSVNLMPYSVAVTLGYREFMPTPIILVLADRSIRVPEGILEDVPIKINDCIVPTDFVVLKYRQEPKDPLIMGRPFLATAGAIIDVKEGRINLNIGDISMTFDMEKLIKRPLIDDQAFYVENVSEDERDSFINMCSDNPLEDTLNHVENEIFSISDRTDDYMRLMDACIKVANEENDDSEVVIDRYLQDTDRQPPLQSNWSKDKAPKVELKPLPSGVKYAYLYDQSYPVIVNANLTSGELALLLNKLRKYRKAIGYSLDDIPGISPDLCMHQINLEDDAKTSIEQQRRLNPNLKEVIKKEIIKLLDAGVIYPISDSKWVSPVHVVPKKGGITVVKNEKDELIPTRTVTGHLMCIDYRKLNGATRKDHFPLPFIDQMLERLANHQYYCFLDGYSGFFQIPIHPDDQEKTTFTCPYGTFAYRRMPFGLCNAPATFQCCMMSIFMDMIEDFMEVFMDDFSVYVSDFKSCLDNLCKVLERCEEKNLVLN